A single window of Channa argus isolate prfri chromosome 10, Channa argus male v1.0, whole genome shotgun sequence DNA harbors:
- the kctd16a gene encoding BTB/POZ domain-containing protein KCTD16a → MALSENCKTQPAKEPGSVQNPPSDVIELNVGGQVYYTRLATLTSFPNSLLGKLFSNKKGSSNDLSRDLRGRYFIDRDGFLFRYVLDYLRDKQVVLPDHFPERGRLKREAEYFQLPELAKLLSFEESKLFQDDWYCSDFDDASQGSDHRFYPSYSLDRRYGYITVAFKGVCAAGGRESHTDAKAKKLPRIFISSRIGLAKEVFGDALNENRDMDRPPDRYTCRFYLKFRHLERAFDMLSENGFHIVACNSSLTASSIGHYADDRIWSNYAQYIFYRGPSRWSSSHCDCCCKSHKSEREGESGTSFNDLSTSCSETQSEASSPQGTVICGPVRRQTNIQTLDRPMPKGPVHMLQQAEMRRKTDMLRVRTFGVREREAAKRKANKEKLTPEQELEKCIQDFRRIRIPDHFPERKYMWQSELLRKYHL, encoded by the exons atggcacTAAGCGAAAATTGCAAAACGCAGCCTGCAAAAGAGCCAGGCTCAGTGCAAAACCCTCCATCTGATGTTATTGAGCTGAATGTGGGTGGACAAGTGTATTACACTCGTCTCGCTACCTTGACAAGCTTTCCAAACTCCTTACTTGGCAAACTGTTCTCTAACAAGAAAGGCTCTTCGAATGACTTGTCTCGGGACCTCAGAGGACGCTATTTTATTGACAGAGATGGCTTTCTGTTTCGGTATGTATTGGATTACCTTAGAGACAAGCAAGTTGTCCTCCCTGACCACTTTCCAGAGAGGGGGAGGTTGAAACGAGAAGCGGAATACTTTCAGCTGCCAGAATTGGCAAAACTTTTGTCATTTGAGGAGTCAAAACTATTTCAAGATGACTGGTACTGCAGTGATTTCGATGATGCGTCGCAGGGCAGCGACCACAGGTTTTACCCCTCTTACTCATTGGACAGGAGGTATGGCTACATCACGGTCGCTTTCAAAGGTGTTTGCGCCGCAGGAGGCAGAGAAAGTCACACTGACGCCAAAGCCAAAAAGTTACCCAGGATCTTCATCAGCAGCAGGATCGGCTTGGCAAAAGAGGTTTTTGGAGACGCCCTGAATGAGAACAGGGACATGGACAGACCACCAGATCGGTACACTTGCAGGTTTTACCTCAAATTCAGGCACTTGGAGAGAGCTTTTGACATGCTGTCAGAGAACGGCTTCCACATTGTGGCGTGCAATTCGTCTCTGACTGCGTCCTCCATCGGTCACTACGCGGATGACAGGATCTGGTCCAATTACGCACAGTACATCTTTTACC gtGGGCCTTCCAGGTGGTCATCGTCTCACTGTGACTGctgctgcaaaagccacaaaagTGAGCGTGAGGGAGAGAGTGGCACTTCCTTCAACGAcctctccacttcctgttcggAGACCCAGTCAGAGGCCAGTTCCCCTCAAGGAACTGTGATATGTGGCCCCGTGAGACGGCAAACCAACATCCAGACACTCGACCGTCCCATGCCCAAAGGACCGGTTCACATGCTTCAGCAAGCAGAGATGCGTCGCAAGACTGACATGCTCCGTGTAAGAACCTTTGGCGTCCGTGAACGAGAGGCtgcaaagagaaaagcaaacaagGAGAAGCTGACTCCAGAGCAGGAGTTGGAGAAATGCATCCAAGACTTCCGGCGCATTAGAATTCCCGATCACTTTCCGGAGAGAAAGTACATGTGGCAGTCAGAGCTCCTGAGAAAGTATCATCTCTAA